A genome region from Chryseobacterium sp. G0186 includes the following:
- a CDS encoding SDR family oxidoreductase — translation MKTIFITGASTGLGRATAELFQKNGWRVIATMRNPESATDLAALEHVTVLPLDVTRPEQILSTVKQALELGDIDVVFNNAGYGLMGPLEALKDEQLVRQLNTNLLGVIRVTQAFIPYFRERGNGMFISTTSIGGLITFPLNFIYHATKWALEGWSESMAFELNQLGIDIKTVSPGGIKTDFISRSLDSATTPDYEEMIHSLYSKMEGMMEAASTPEQIAEVVYEATTDGKKQLRYVAGTDAKALYAQRLELGDEIFREQLGKQFFW, via the coding sequence ATGAAGACAATCTTTATAACAGGAGCTTCTACAGGATTAGGTAGAGCGACTGCTGAATTATTTCAAAAAAATGGCTGGAGGGTAATTGCTACAATGAGAAACCCGGAATCTGCTACAGATCTTGCGGCTTTAGAACATGTTACGGTACTCCCATTGGATGTAACCCGCCCTGAACAGATCCTGTCAACAGTAAAGCAAGCACTGGAGCTTGGAGATATAGATGTTGTTTTTAACAATGCAGGCTATGGCTTAATGGGACCTTTGGAGGCTTTGAAGGATGAGCAACTTGTAAGACAGTTAAATACGAATTTATTGGGTGTTATTCGTGTCACCCAGGCCTTTATTCCTTATTTCAGGGAGAGAGGAAATGGGATGTTTATTTCCACGACTTCAATTGGCGGATTGATCACATTCCCTTTAAACTTTATTTATCATGCTACAAAATGGGCATTGGAAGGCTGGAGCGAAAGTATGGCTTTTGAACTTAATCAATTGGGGATAGACATCAAAACAGTTTCTCCCGGAGGAATTAAGACCGATTTTATTAGCCGTTCTTTAGACTCAGCAACTACGCCAGATTATGAAGAGATGATTCATTCTTTATATTCTAAAATGGAGGGAATGATGGAAGCTGCTTCTACACCGGAGCAGATTGCAGAAGTGGTCTATGAGGCTACTACAGATGGTAAAAAACAGCTGAGATATGTAGCGGGAACAGATGCAAAAGCTCTTTATGCCCAACGATTGGAATTGGGAGATGAGATTTTCAGGGAACAGTTGGGAAAACAGTTTTTTTGGTAA
- a CDS encoding helix-turn-helix domain-containing protein, producing MEKKENSPLKISSISDMHSMLQLPGPLHPLVSLMDNEKMSLNNDLSGKSFLLNFYKISYKYSMNGKKMGYGQGYYDFNEGGMMFTAPGQILSPEENAEYCGYTLVIHPDFIRNYPLAKTIKSMGFFSYDTNEALHLSDQEKVIITGLLDSIKNELNTAIDEVSQDVIVSYIEVLLNYSNRFYKRQFITRKAVNSDVLTKMEMILEEYFNEQKTLIHGLPTVEFLASELHLSPHYLSDMLRNLTGQNAQQHIHEKLIEKAKEYLTATTFSVSEVAYALGFEHPQSFNKLFKKKTDKTPLHYRQSFN from the coding sequence ATGGAAAAGAAAGAAAATAGTCCTCTGAAAATTTCATCCATATCGGATATGCACAGCATGTTGCAGCTTCCGGGCCCGCTTCATCCGCTGGTAAGCCTTATGGATAATGAAAAGATGAGTCTCAATAATGACTTATCCGGAAAAAGTTTTTTGTTGAACTTTTATAAAATTTCCTATAAATATTCGATGAACGGGAAAAAGATGGGCTATGGCCAAGGGTATTACGATTTTAATGAGGGCGGGATGATGTTCACGGCACCTGGGCAAATTCTTTCACCGGAAGAGAATGCAGAGTATTGTGGATATACCCTTGTTATCCATCCTGATTTTATCAGGAATTATCCTTTGGCTAAGACTATCAAAAGTATGGGATTCTTCTCCTATGATACAAATGAGGCGCTGCATCTTTCTGATCAGGAAAAAGTAATTATTACAGGATTGCTGGATAGTATTAAGAATGAATTGAATACGGCAATAGATGAAGTAAGTCAGGATGTAATTGTTTCCTATATTGAGGTTCTTCTCAATTATAGCAACCGTTTTTATAAGAGACAGTTTATTACAAGAAAAGCAGTAAATAGTGATGTGCTGACCAAAATGGAAATGATACTGGAGGAATATTTTAATGAACAGAAAACATTAATTCATGGCCTTCCTACTGTAGAATTTCTGGCTTCAGAACTTCATCTTTCACCGCATTATCTGAGTGATATGCTTAGGAATCTTACCGGCCAGAATGCTCAGCAGCATATACATGAAAAGTTGATTGAAAAGGCTAAGGAGTACCTTACCGCGACTACTTTCTCTGTGTCGGAAGTTGCTTATGCATTGGGATTTGAACATCCGCAGTCATTTAATAAATTATTCAAAAAGAAAACAGATAAAACTCCGCTACATTATAGACAATCATTTAATTAA
- a CDS encoding T9SS type A sorting domain-containing protein: MKKLNLILFLMIGIMAYAQPSVTRIDVDRLNSTFTIKSEDVTITSIAAGPAGANVTWDFSAYTGTNTVVTTTKACPGQTNCFRFPGANRITLLSNVDTNDFSVMTDTEATTLGSYSGPALGDVTVTYVDPLIEYKFPITYLQQFDDTYEFNSVSASIGNTNETGQVTYTVDGYGTVITPTGTYPNVLRIKRMRTATQTIPSVPAPIIATYTHESYQWVSQTSGPVFSFGINTFVLLGNTNVTKTVSYLVNEALSTIDLDSKKEEISVYPNPSADFITVTSKEEIKKVTVTSLDGKTVLSAGSSRNIDISGLPKGVYILQGEFRNGQLISRKIIKK; this comes from the coding sequence ATGAAAAAACTAAACCTTATCTTATTCCTTATGATCGGAATAATGGCTTATGCTCAGCCATCAGTAACAAGAATTGATGTAGACCGTCTTAACAGCACTTTTACGATTAAATCAGAGGATGTAACTATAACCTCTATTGCTGCAGGTCCCGCAGGAGCTAATGTTACCTGGGATTTTTCCGCATACACCGGTACCAATACTGTTGTAACGACGACAAAGGCATGTCCGGGACAAACCAACTGCTTTAGATTCCCCGGAGCAAATAGAATTACCCTCCTGTCAAATGTGGATACCAATGATTTTAGTGTAATGACAGATACTGAAGCTACAACGCTTGGTTCATATTCGGGGCCGGCACTGGGGGATGTAACGGTGACGTATGTCGATCCTTTGATTGAGTATAAGTTTCCAATTACTTATCTACAGCAGTTTGATGATACTTATGAGTTTAACAGTGTTTCTGCTTCCATTGGCAATACCAACGAAACAGGGCAGGTAACTTATACTGTGGATGGCTATGGAACGGTAATTACGCCTACGGGAACATATCCTAATGTTCTTCGGATAAAGAGAATGAGAACGGCAACACAGACTATCCCCAGTGTTCCTGCACCTATTATTGCGACCTATACCCATGAATCCTATCAGTGGGTAAGCCAGACTTCAGGTCCTGTATTTAGTTTTGGGATCAATACTTTTGTTCTTTTAGGAAATACGAATGTTACAAAAACGGTTTCTTATCTTGTGAACGAAGCACTGTCTACCATTGATCTGGACAGCAAAAAAGAAGAAATATCAGTATATCCGAACCCAAGTGCTGATTTTATAACTGTGACTTCAAAAGAAGAAATTAAGAAAGTTACCGTTACGTCTTTGGATGGTAAAACTGTTTTATCTGCTGGAAGCTCAAGGAATATTGATATATCCGGCCTTCCGAAGGGAGTGTATATTCTTCAGGGAGAATTCCGAAACGGACAATTGATTTCTAGGAAAATTATAAAAAAATAA
- a CDS encoding GNAT family N-acetyltransferase: MKEKWIAYPIILEGPNVDLIPLEKEHFEELYLAASDKELWELIPTDCSDKALFYQNYEHALSEREAGNQYPFVIRHKQTGQLIGSTRFFEIYPSDRKLEIGWTWIIKKFWGTSINLESKLLLLTHCFEVLKTNRVQLKTKDNNFRSRKAIEKIGGVFEGILRKDRVLSDGTTRNAAYYSILDDEWDSARLKIETQIKEKNNF; encoded by the coding sequence ATGAAAGAGAAATGGATTGCATATCCAATCATCTTAGAGGGACCCAATGTTGACTTGATTCCCTTAGAAAAAGAACATTTTGAGGAACTCTATCTTGCCGCTTCAGACAAGGAACTTTGGGAACTCATTCCTACGGATTGCTCAGACAAAGCACTATTCTACCAGAACTATGAACATGCATTATCAGAAAGAGAGGCAGGAAATCAGTATCCGTTTGTGATACGCCATAAACAAACCGGCCAACTGATAGGCTCAACGCGCTTTTTTGAAATATATCCCTCCGACCGAAAGCTTGAAATTGGATGGACATGGATTATCAAAAAATTCTGGGGAACATCCATCAACCTGGAATCTAAGTTGCTGCTGCTCACCCATTGTTTTGAAGTATTAAAAACCAACAGGGTACAGCTTAAAACCAAAGATAATAATTTTCGCTCAAGAAAAGCCATTGAAAAAATAGGTGGTGTGTTTGAAGGAATTCTGCGTAAAGATCGCGTTTTAAGTGATGGTACAACACGGAATGCCGCTTATTACAGTATTTTGGATGATGAATGGGATTCTGCAAGACTGAAGATTGAAACACAGATCAAGGAAAAAAACAATTTTTAA